From the genome of Prevotella herbatica, one region includes:
- a CDS encoding bifunctional UDP-3-O-[3-hydroxymyristoyl] N-acetylglucosamine deacetylase/3-hydroxyacyl-ACP dehydratase has product METIKQTTLKGSFSLFGKGLHTGLDLTVTFNPAPENTGYKIQRIDVNGQPIIDAIAENVVDTQRGTVLAKGDVRVSTVEHGMAALYASGIDNCLIQVNGPEFPILDGSAAMYVQKIKEIGTVEQNAAKDYYIIRHKIEIKDDETGSVITILPDDQFSLTAMCSFNSKFINSQFATLDNTKTFDEEIAAARTFVFVRDIVPLLEANLIKGGDLDNAIVIYEREVSQEKLDRLADVLKVPRLNATKVGYIQHKPLMWENECTRHKLLDIIGDMALIGKPIKGRIIATRPGHTINNKFARLMRKEIRKHEVQAPIYNPNDEPVMDNIRIRELLPHRYPMQLVDKITSIGSTSIVGVKNVTANEPFFVGHFPNEPVMPGVLMIEAMAQCGGLLVLSQLENPERYSTYFLKIDDVKFRQKVVPGDTLLFKVELLSPVRHGISSMKGYMFVGDQVVSEATFTAQIVKNK; this is encoded by the coding sequence ATGGAAACTATAAAGCAAACAACTCTAAAGGGTAGTTTTTCTCTCTTTGGAAAAGGATTGCATACAGGATTGGATCTTACGGTAACTTTCAATCCTGCCCCAGAAAATACTGGATATAAAATTCAGCGAATAGACGTTAACGGACAACCTATAATTGATGCTATTGCTGAAAACGTAGTTGATACTCAGAGAGGTACTGTCCTTGCAAAGGGTGATGTTAGGGTTTCTACCGTAGAGCACGGTATGGCTGCGCTTTATGCTTCAGGAATTGACAATTGCCTTATTCAGGTAAATGGACCTGAATTTCCTATATTGGATGGTTCTGCAGCGATGTATGTACAGAAAATTAAGGAAATTGGCACAGTAGAGCAGAATGCAGCTAAAGACTATTATATTATTCGTCATAAAATAGAAATAAAAGATGATGAGACTGGTTCTGTCATCACTATTCTTCCAGACGATCAGTTTAGTTTAACAGCAATGTGCTCGTTTAATTCAAAGTTTATCAATAGTCAATTTGCGACACTTGATAATACAAAAACTTTTGATGAAGAGATTGCTGCTGCTAGAACTTTTGTTTTTGTACGTGATATAGTTCCATTATTGGAAGCAAATTTAATTAAAGGTGGTGATTTAGACAATGCTATTGTTATATATGAGCGTGAAGTTAGTCAAGAGAAACTTGATCGACTTGCAGACGTTCTGAAAGTTCCTCGCCTTAATGCCACTAAAGTTGGTTACATTCAGCATAAGCCGCTTATGTGGGAAAACGAATGTACACGTCATAAACTTCTTGATATTATTGGTGATATGGCTCTCATAGGTAAACCTATAAAGGGCAGGATCATAGCTACAAGACCTGGGCATACTATAAACAATAAGTTTGCCCGACTTATGCGCAAAGAAATACGTAAGCATGAAGTTCAAGCTCCGATATATAATCCCAACGATGAGCCTGTTATGGACAATATTCGTATTCGTGAGTTATTGCCACATAGGTATCCAATGCAACTAGTTGATAAAATTACATCTATCGGTTCTACAAGCATTGTTGGAGTAAAAAATGTAACTGCTAATGAGCCTTTCTTCGTAGGTCATTTCCCTAACGAACCTGTAATGCCTGGAGTTTTAATGATTGAGGCTATGGCACAGTGTGGTGGTTTGTTAGTTCTCAGCCAACTTGAAAATCCGGAAAGATATTCAACATATTTTTTAAAAATTGACGATGTAAAATTTCGTCAAAAAGTTGTTCCTGGTGACACATTACTATTTAAAGTTGAACTTTTAAGTCCTGTAAGACATGGGATTAGTTCAATGAAAGGATATATGTTCGTTGGAGATCAAGTTGTTTCCGAAGCAACATTTACAGCACAGATAGTAAAAAATAAGTAA
- the lpxA gene encoding acyl-ACP--UDP-N-acetylglucosamine O-acyltransferase, whose translation MNQISPLAFVHPEAKLGDNNIIGPFCYIDRDTVIGDNNIFQNSVTVNVGARIGNGNEIFPGASISTKPQDLKFAGEITTCQVGDNNSIRENVTISRGTASKETTIVGSNNLLMENMHVAHDCLLGNGLIIGNSTKLAGEVTIDDNAIVSAAILCHQFCHIGGYVMIQGGSRFSQDIPPYIIAGKFPVKYCGLNLIGLRRRGFSNELIEHIHSAYRLLYSKGIISEGIDEIKNNLQITPEIQYIIDFVETSKRGIIR comes from the coding sequence ATGAATCAAATTAGTCCACTTGCCTTTGTTCATCCTGAGGCAAAATTAGGAGATAATAATATTATTGGACCGTTCTGTTATATTGACCGTGATACCGTCATCGGTGATAACAATATATTTCAGAACAGTGTAACAGTAAATGTTGGTGCACGAATTGGTAATGGAAATGAGATTTTCCCAGGTGCCAGCATTTCAACAAAACCTCAGGATTTAAAATTCGCTGGAGAGATTACAACGTGTCAAGTTGGTGACAACAATAGCATACGTGAAAATGTAACAATTTCAAGAGGAACTGCTTCAAAAGAAACAACCATCGTTGGAAGCAACAACTTGCTTATGGAAAATATGCATGTTGCTCATGATTGCTTGTTGGGAAATGGTTTGATAATCGGAAATTCAACCAAACTTGCAGGTGAAGTTACCATTGATGATAATGCGATCGTAAGTGCAGCAATATTATGTCATCAGTTCTGCCACATCGGTGGATATGTAATGATTCAAGGTGGAAGTCGTTTCTCTCAAGACATACCTCCATACATTATAGCAGGAAAATTCCCTGTGAAATATTGTGGATTAAATCTTATTGGACTTAGAAGAAGAGGATTCAGCAATGAGTTGATAGAGCATATTCATTCAGCTTACAGACTGTTATATTCAAAAGGTATTATATCAGAAGGTATTGATGAAATAAAGAATAACCTACAAATTACTCCTGAAATCCAATATATAATAGATTTTGTAGAAACATCTAAACGAGGCATTATCAGATAG
- the miaA gene encoding tRNA (adenosine(37)-N6)-dimethylallyltransferase MiaA yields the protein MKTLVVVLGPTGVGKTELCLNIAKHLESPIINADSRQIFAEMPIGTAAPTQEQQREVLHYFVGNHSVTDYYSAAMFEEDAISIIEELFKDKHDSLLMSGGSMMYIDAVCKGIDDIPTVDDVTREKLQHDFEENGLEKLVEQLKVLDPEHWNIVDKKNPRRVIHALEICLMTGKTYTSFRRNKNKKRPFNILKIGLNRDREELYERINKRVLDMIDAGLIDEVSKLYNFRNLNSLNTVGYKEILDYLDGLLTVDEAIRQIQSNTRRYMRKQLTWFKRDDTIKWFDPDNVEEILKYIDKNV from the coding sequence ATGAAAACTCTCGTTGTTGTTCTTGGACCTACTGGCGTTGGAAAGACTGAATTATGTCTGAACATCGCCAAACATCTAGAATCGCCTATTATTAATGCAGATTCTAGACAGATATTTGCCGAGATGCCCATTGGTACTGCGGCTCCAACTCAAGAACAACAACGTGAGGTTTTACATTATTTTGTTGGTAATCACAGCGTTACTGATTACTATAGCGCAGCCATGTTTGAAGAGGATGCTATAAGTATTATAGAAGAACTCTTCAAAGATAAACACGATAGTTTGTTAATGTCAGGTGGAAGCATGATGTATATTGATGCCGTTTGTAAAGGTATTGATGATATCCCCACTGTAGATGACGTTACTAGAGAAAAATTACAGCATGATTTTGAAGAAAATGGGTTGGAAAAACTCGTTGAGCAATTAAAAGTATTGGATCCTGAGCATTGGAATATTGTAGATAAGAAAAATCCACGCAGGGTAATACATGCTTTGGAAATTTGTTTAATGACCGGGAAAACATATACATCTTTTAGAAGGAACAAAAACAAAAAACGACCATTTAATATTTTAAAAATCGGGTTAAACCGAGATAGAGAAGAGTTATATGAAAGAATCAATAAACGCGTTTTAGATATGATTGACGCTGGGCTCATTGATGAAGTTTCTAAACTATATAACTTTCGCAATTTAAATTCTCTCAACACTGTAGGATATAAGGAAATTCTTGATTATTTGGACGGACTTCTCACTGTTGATGAAGCTATAAGACAAATTCAATCAAACACTCGAAGATACATGCGCAAGCAACTGACATGGTTCAAACGTGATGATACGATTAAATGGTTTGACCCAGACAACGTTGAAGAAATTTTAAAATACATAGATAAAAACGTGTAA
- a CDS encoding transglycosylase domain-containing protein produces MNKIKRLFKWSLRRAHDFWPWYKSLYKGRAWYTKTVVGFLSCIIAFIIYLGMVDVNFLWLFGKSPGYFSGILDPETSEASEIYSADGKLIGKYFNENRTPVKYEEVNPKFFKALVDTEDERFYKHMGIDPIGLFGAVKDAILHHDGRGASTITQQLAKNMFRVRSQYSAGLLGRIPGLKILVVKSKEWIIATKLETVYSKKEIITMYANTVDFGSNSYGIKTAAKTYYNTTPRNLSTDQVAVLVGMLKATSYYNPRTNPENCIKRRNTVLNNMVTHGDLSRTEMDSLKELPIKLDFKIEENYDGQAKYFREAIATYLKSWCEENGYDLYSSGLKIYTTVDSRMQKYAEEAAQKQMKQVQQNFNHHWDIYRNQTSNWMRQEPWQDENHKVIPNFIQNIAQHQPFYKALLTRFPHNPDSVNYYYKEWKHPVKVFDYDKGEVTKIMTSEDSIKYMTTFMHCAFVAMEPQSGAVKAWVGDINFNSWKYDKVTAMRQPGSTFKLFVYTEAMNQGLTPCDKRRDEYISMQVYDKLKHKVVTWTPGNANGSFSGDSMPLKSAFAKSVNSVAVRLGQEMGIKRIIETAKKMGINSPLDDAPSLALGSSDVNLLEMADAYCVVADNGKHHDPVLVTRIVDKDGNEVYVGPTKSEQVIPYKSAFLMQQMLQGGMREPGGTSQSLWGYVGDYRDTEFGGKTGTSNNHSDAWFMGVSPKLVVGAWVGGEYRCIHFRTGALGQGSRTALPICGYFLQALFKDPAFQHYHGKFDKPHDDDITRDMYTCQSYYQPVKKDTARRDSVITDEEVLLDENGNPITGNSESDDESTTPKTSKSTDKAIKSVEPKKKHKATEQQVNLDNL; encoded by the coding sequence ATGAATAAGATAAAGAGATTATTTAAATGGAGTCTGCGTCGTGCTCACGATTTCTGGCCGTGGTACAAATCCCTATATAAAGGGCGCGCTTGGTATACTAAGACTGTTGTAGGCTTCCTTTCATGTATTATTGCATTCATTATCTATCTCGGTATGGTAGATGTGAACTTTCTTTGGTTGTTTGGTAAATCACCAGGCTATTTTTCTGGTATTCTAGATCCAGAAACCAGTGAGGCTTCTGAAATTTACAGTGCAGACGGTAAACTTATCGGTAAATATTTTAATGAGAATCGAACTCCTGTCAAATATGAAGAAGTAAATCCCAAATTCTTTAAGGCTTTAGTAGATACTGAGGACGAACGTTTCTACAAGCACATGGGTATAGACCCTATTGGATTATTTGGTGCTGTGAAAGATGCTATATTACATCATGATGGCCGTGGAGCATCTACGATTACTCAGCAGCTTGCCAAAAATATGTTCCGTGTGAGATCACAATACTCTGCTGGACTTTTGGGAAGAATACCTGGATTGAAAATCCTTGTTGTTAAGAGTAAGGAATGGATTATTGCAACGAAACTGGAGACAGTATATTCTAAGAAAGAGATTATAACAATGTATGCTAATACAGTTGATTTTGGATCAAATTCTTATGGAATCAAAACTGCTGCCAAAACGTATTATAATACTACACCTAGAAATCTTAGCACTGATCAAGTTGCAGTATTAGTAGGAATGCTGAAGGCAACATCATACTATAATCCAAGGACTAATCCTGAGAATTGTATTAAAAGACGTAACACAGTGCTAAACAACATGGTAACTCATGGTGATTTAAGTCGCACTGAAATGGATTCTTTAAAGGAGTTACCAATAAAGCTTGACTTTAAGATTGAAGAAAATTATGATGGTCAGGCAAAGTACTTCCGTGAAGCAATTGCAACTTATCTAAAGAGTTGGTGTGAAGAAAATGGTTATGACCTCTACTCTAGCGGTTTAAAAATATATACTACTGTTGATTCGCGTATGCAAAAATATGCTGAAGAAGCTGCCCAAAAGCAGATGAAACAAGTTCAGCAGAATTTTAATCACCATTGGGATATATATCGCAATCAAACTTCCAATTGGATGCGGCAAGAACCTTGGCAAGATGAAAATCATAAGGTTATTCCTAATTTTATACAGAACATAGCGCAGCATCAACCTTTTTATAAAGCTTTGTTGACTCGTTTCCCGCATAACCCAGACTCTGTGAATTACTATTACAAAGAATGGAAACATCCGGTGAAAGTGTTTGATTATGATAAGGGAGAAGTTACTAAGATAATGACTTCTGAAGATTCAATCAAATATATGACAACATTTATGCACTGTGCTTTTGTTGCCATGGAGCCACAGTCAGGAGCCGTAAAAGCATGGGTTGGTGACATAAATTTCAACTCTTGGAAATATGACAAGGTTACAGCCATGCGTCAACCTGGTTCTACGTTTAAGCTCTTTGTTTATACAGAGGCAATGAATCAAGGACTTACACCATGTGACAAGCGCAGAGATGAATACATTTCCATGCAAGTATATGATAAGTTAAAGCACAAGGTTGTTACTTGGACACCAGGTAATGCGAATGGTTCTTTCAGTGGAGATTCAATGCCTTTGAAGAGCGCTTTTGCAAAAAGTGTCAATTCAGTTGCAGTACGTCTGGGACAAGAAATGGGCATTAAACGTATCATAGAAACAGCCAAGAAAATGGGTATCAATAGCCCTCTTGATGATGCACCTTCGTTAGCATTAGGATCAAGTGATGTGAATCTTCTTGAAATGGCAGATGCATATTGCGTTGTAGCTGACAATGGTAAACATCATGACCCTGTATTGGTTACAAGAATTGTTGATAAAGATGGCAATGAAGTTTATGTTGGACCAACAAAGAGCGAGCAAGTTATACCTTATAAGAGTGCTTTCTTGATGCAGCAGATGTTGCAGGGAGGTATGCGTGAACCAGGAGGTACATCACAATCTCTATGGGGATATGTAGGTGACTATCGAGATACTGAATTTGGTGGTAAGACAGGAACAAGTAACAATCACTCTGATGCGTGGTTTATGGGCGTAAGTCCTAAGCTTGTTGTGGGTGCATGGGTTGGTGGAGAATATCGATGTATCCACTTCCGAACGGGAGCTTTAGGACAAGGATCGCGAACGGCGTTGCCAATTTGCGGTTATTTCTTACAAGCACTCTTTAAAGATCCTGCATTCCAGCATTATCATGGTAAGTTTGATAAACCGCATGATGACGACATTACAAGAGACATGTACACATGCCAGAGTTATTATCAACCTGTTAAGAAAGATACAGCACGGCGTGATAGTGTGATCACTGATGAGGAAGTACTTTTAGATGAAAATGGAAATCCAATTACTGGAAATTCCGAGTCAGATGACGAAAGCACAACTCCAAAGACAAGTAAGTCTACCGATAAGGCTATTAAATCGGTTGAGCCAAAAAAGAAGCATAAGGCTACTGAACAACAAGTGAATCTTGATAACTTGTAA
- a CDS encoding ATP-dependent DNA helicase → MQNALQIINFTHRSLFLTGKAGTGKSTFLRYIANTTKKKHIILAPTGIAAINAGGTTLHSFFKLPFYPLLPDDVKFSIRNIRNTLKYNSEKIKLIQEVELIIIDEISMVRSDIIDFIDKVLRIYCRNMREPFGGKQMLFVGDIYQLEPVLKEEEWKILQPYYPSKFFFDAKIFRSFQLISIELKKVYRQTDPLFIDILDRIRTSNIKKADLDVLNKRVGKELDEKDSSLAITLSTRRDTVDFINNEKLKLIDEEPTMFYGIINGEFPQSSLPTPIELELKLGAQILFVKNDIKKRWVNGTLGTVIGLDSAEDGYILIRTENGDDVEVEQEIWSNVKYTFNAKEKKIEEDEIGTYRQFPLRLAWAITVHKSQGLTFSRVKIDFTGGVFAGGQAYVALSRCTSMEGISLKEPIRWEDIFIRKEVVNFAKGYNDDVILNTALKQSKADKQYHDTVIAFDDGNMQSALDNFFLAIHSRYDIEKPSVIRYIRKKLNIINELKKQNEVLADNIKKREKFLKKLAVEYVIMAKECEAANMKEAAIKNYQKALELYPTISEAKKKLTKLMNE, encoded by the coding sequence TTGCAGAATGCGCTCCAGATTATTAATTTTACCCATCGCTCACTTTTCTTAACAGGAAAGGCAGGGACGGGTAAATCTACTTTTTTGCGTTATATTGCAAATACTACAAAAAAGAAACATATAATACTTGCACCTACTGGAATCGCAGCAATCAATGCTGGAGGAACAACGCTGCATAGTTTTTTTAAGTTGCCATTCTATCCTTTACTTCCTGATGATGTTAAGTTTTCTATAAGAAATATACGTAATACATTAAAGTATAATTCTGAGAAAATAAAACTTATCCAAGAGGTTGAACTAATCATTATTGATGAAATCAGTATGGTTAGATCTGATATCATCGATTTCATTGATAAAGTATTACGCATATACTGTAGAAACATGAGAGAGCCATTTGGTGGAAAGCAAATGCTCTTTGTTGGTGACATATACCAGCTAGAACCCGTTTTAAAAGAGGAAGAATGGAAAATCTTACAACCCTATTATCCATCTAAATTCTTCTTTGATGCAAAGATATTCCGTAGTTTCCAACTAATATCTATTGAATTAAAAAAAGTATATAGACAAACCGATCCATTGTTTATTGATATTCTTGATCGCATCCGCACTTCAAACATTAAAAAAGCAGACTTGGATGTCTTAAATAAACGAGTAGGCAAAGAACTCGATGAAAAAGATTCCAGTCTTGCTATTACTTTATCAACAAGAAGAGACACTGTAGATTTCATCAATAATGAGAAGCTGAAGCTGATTGATGAAGAACCTACCATGTTTTATGGCATCATAAATGGTGAGTTCCCACAAAGTAGCCTCCCCACTCCAATTGAACTTGAACTTAAACTTGGCGCTCAAATTCTGTTCGTAAAAAATGATATTAAGAAGCGTTGGGTAAATGGCACGTTAGGTACTGTTATAGGCCTTGACAGTGCTGAGGATGGTTATATATTGATCAGAACAGAGAATGGCGACGATGTCGAGGTAGAACAGGAAATTTGGAGTAACGTAAAATATACCTTTAATGCCAAAGAAAAGAAGATTGAAGAAGATGAAATTGGCACATACAGACAATTTCCACTTAGACTTGCATGGGCAATAACGGTACACAAAAGTCAAGGATTGACATTTTCCCGAGTAAAAATTGATTTTACGGGTGGCGTGTTTGCAGGTGGACAAGCTTACGTAGCGCTATCCAGATGCACATCAATGGAAGGTATTAGCCTGAAGGAACCTATAAGGTGGGAAGATATTTTCATTAGAAAAGAAGTTGTTAACTTTGCCAAGGGATATAATGACGATGTTATACTCAACACCGCCTTAAAACAAAGCAAAGCAGACAAGCAATACCATGATACTGTCATAGCTTTTGACGATGGAAACATGCAGTCAGCACTAGACAATTTCTTTCTTGCAATACATAGCAGATATGATATTGAGAAGCCGTCAGTCATAAGGTATATTCGTAAAAAGTTGAATATAATCAACGAATTGAAAAAACAAAACGAGGTATTGGCTGACAACATAAAAAAGAGAGAGAAATTTCTTAAGAAACTTGCTGTTGAATATGTCATCATGGCTAAAGAATGTGAAGCTGCAAATATGAAAGAAGCTGCTATTAAAAATTATCAAAAAGCCCTTGAACTATATCCAACCATATCTGAGGCTAAGAAAAAATTGACTAAATTAATGAATGAATAA
- a CDS encoding IS4 family transposase has translation MNVGQYIFTQITSFLPQRQFRRIVQKYNDRTQGWSLSHWNHMLVLLFGQLIGCCSLRELTDITIAHGKKSFFLGFGKKAVNRQILSKANSIRDHRIFEEFAFYMVSIAQNLRLTKDFELHGRFYAVDSTTIDLCMSIFRWAKFRSTKSGIKIHTQVDIVTEIPVFYRITNAVIHDVNAMDWITYEPNACYVFDRGYFDLARLYAIHSSMAFFIIREKRRPEYEIVDGEELLDGEDNVLYDQTVRFTGKRNKSNYPGAIRRIVYFAPDLQRTFTYYQITSILLPRLLPGFIATDGKLSYSSNGSSSIFVSKPSGESPRMLLESKSMWQSSRIALLESLRGGSTSIAQSFKSCEYSAVRCSSKRTLLNCSSTLKKRRSRPMDS, from the coding sequence ATGAATGTTGGACAATACATCTTCACACAGATTACCTCGTTTCTGCCACAGCGCCAATTCAGGCGCATCGTTCAGAAATACAACGATCGGACTCAAGGTTGGTCGCTTTCTCATTGGAATCACATGCTGGTTCTTTTGTTTGGGCAGCTTATAGGTTGCTGCAGTCTGAGAGAACTCACAGATATCACAATTGCACATGGTAAGAAATCGTTTTTCCTCGGGTTTGGTAAAAAAGCTGTCAATCGTCAGATACTGTCCAAGGCTAACTCCATCAGAGATCATCGAATATTCGAAGAATTTGCCTTTTATATGGTGTCCATCGCTCAGAACCTGCGTCTCACGAAAGACTTCGAACTTCATGGCAGATTTTATGCAGTTGACTCCACAACTATCGACCTCTGTATGTCTATATTTAGATGGGCTAAATTCCGAAGCACCAAGTCTGGCATTAAAATCCACACGCAGGTTGATATCGTTACCGAGATTCCAGTATTCTACAGAATCACCAATGCGGTCATCCACGATGTCAACGCAATGGACTGGATCACTTATGAGCCTAACGCCTGCTATGTCTTTGACAGAGGTTACTTTGACCTGGCAAGACTCTATGCAATCCACAGCTCTATGGCTTTCTTCATCATCCGTGAAAAACGTAGACCTGAATATGAAATTGTGGATGGGGAAGAACTTCTTGATGGAGAGGATAATGTTCTTTATGATCAGACCGTACGATTCACAGGTAAGAGGAATAAGTCCAACTATCCAGGTGCTATCAGACGTATTGTTTACTTTGCACCAGACCTGCAACGAACCTTTACTTACTACCAAATAACTTCTATCTTGCTGCCAAGATTATTGCCAGGCTTTATCGCTACAGATGGCAAGTTGAGCTATTCTTCAAATGGGTCAAGCAGCATCTTCGTGTCAAAACCTTCTGGGGAGAGTCCGAGAATGCTGTTAGAATCCAAATCCATGTGGCAATCATCACGTATTGCCTTATTGGAATCATTGAGAGGAGGCTCAACCTCAATCGCCCAATCGTTCAAATCATGCGAATACTCTGCAGTGCGTTGCTCCTCTAAGAGGACATTGCTGAACTGTTCTTCCACTCTGAAGAAGAGGAGGAGCCGTCCGATGGACAGTTAG
- a CDS encoding DUF723 domain-containing protein yields the protein MSERSNKIVFIEKAIIIHGDQYDYSQVVYINNRTKVLITCKQCGFQFLQSPGSHLAGRGCPKCCNKQTHRRVTQDQYICKALQIHNSKFDYSQTQYVDMHKKIKIICPQHGVFEQIAYVHIQGSGCPKCKGEKTRQRLQYNTEYFVSKASEVHNNKYNYSMVDYRGWDKKVKIICPIHGKFYQSPSEHLKGYGCVKCANSHEDRKLNVFEFFERAKVVHQNKYSYVHFVFKDYKTKGMIECPKHGFFWQSPADHLSGRGCMKCKDDKTRQRFLSNTDDFINKAKKVHDDFYDYSLIDYKNAREKVRVICPIHGEFLQTPNAHLHKYGCPKCGADKTIKALIGTTEQFIEKAKEIHGNKYDYSKVEYQRNCIKVCIICPKHGEFFQTPNSHLLGNGCHKCKQTKGEVKIEKFLLDNNIQYQAEFVILHPGYHRRLFKVDFWLPKLYTIIEYNGIQHYEPINFMGGYKRLEGRQKRDNDLIDYCSKNKINLIVIPYTDFNEIESALNDKLSL from the coding sequence ATGTCAGAAAGAAGTAACAAAATTGTTTTTATAGAGAAAGCTATAATAATTCATGGTGACCAATACGACTACTCACAAGTTGTTTATATAAACAACCGAACCAAAGTGTTAATTACCTGTAAGCAGTGTGGCTTTCAATTTTTACAATCACCTGGTAGTCATCTTGCAGGTCGTGGTTGTCCTAAATGCTGCAATAAACAAACTCATAGGAGGGTTACGCAAGATCAATATATATGTAAGGCTTTACAGATTCATAATAGTAAATTTGACTACTCACAAACACAATATGTTGATATGCACAAGAAGATAAAAATAATTTGTCCTCAACATGGTGTTTTTGAACAGATAGCTTATGTTCATATACAAGGAAGTGGTTGTCCTAAATGTAAAGGTGAGAAAACAAGGCAGAGATTGCAATATAATACTGAATATTTTGTTTCAAAAGCATCAGAAGTACATAATAATAAGTATAATTATTCTATGGTAGATTATAGAGGATGGGACAAAAAGGTGAAAATAATCTGCCCTATACATGGAAAATTCTACCAATCTCCTTCTGAGCATCTAAAAGGGTATGGTTGTGTAAAGTGTGCTAATTCTCATGAAGATAGAAAATTAAACGTATTCGAGTTCTTTGAAAGAGCAAAAGTAGTACACCAAAACAAATATAGCTATGTTCATTTTGTTTTTAAGGACTACAAAACAAAAGGTATGATAGAGTGCCCTAAACATGGTTTCTTTTGGCAATCACCTGCAGACCATTTATCTGGGCGTGGGTGTATGAAATGTAAAGATGATAAAACTAGACAACGGTTTTTAAGTAATACTGATGACTTTATAAATAAGGCTAAAAAAGTTCATGATGACTTTTACGATTATAGTCTTATTGATTATAAAAATGCCAGAGAAAAAGTTCGTGTTATTTGTCCTATACATGGTGAATTTCTACAAACCCCTAATGCTCATCTTCATAAATATGGTTGTCCCAAATGTGGTGCTGATAAAACTATAAAAGCCCTTATAGGAACTACAGAACAATTTATTGAAAAAGCTAAAGAAATTCATGGTAATAAATATGATTATTCAAAAGTTGAATATCAAAGGAATTGCATAAAAGTATGTATCATTTGTCCCAAACATGGTGAATTTTTCCAAACACCTAATAGTCACCTGTTAGGAAACGGATGTCATAAATGTAAGCAGACCAAGGGAGAGGTAAAGATTGAGAAATTTCTTTTAGACAACAATATTCAATATCAAGCTGAGTTTGTCATTCTTCACCCTGGTTATCATAGAAGATTATTCAAAGTAGATTTTTGGTTACCCAAATTATATACAATTATAGAGTATAATGGCATTCAACATTATGAACCAATAAACTTTATGGGAGGCTATAAAAGACTCGAAGGAAGACAAAAAAGAGATAATGATTTAATTGACTATTGCTCAAAGAATAAAATAAATCTTATAGTTATTCCATACACGGATTTCAATGAAATAGAAAGTGCTCTTAATGACAAACTATCTTTATAA